The Gemmatimonadaceae bacterium genome contains the following window.
TCGTCGCGGCCTTCACTCGAGTTGGTTCGAGCTACAAAAGTGCTCGCCTCAATGACATGGCAAGGCAAGAACTATCGTCTTCGATCACAGAGTCCAATTCTGAAGCAGCTAGATTCGCTCGGAATAACGTCGATTGCGATAGCGAATCAGGAACAAACCACTGTTCAGCACCAGAAGCTTCTTTGGGAAGCAACGTCCGACACCAGGCATTGGAGATGTGTAACCGCTCGCTCCGCCAAGTATCTATTGTTTGTCCGAGCGAATGAGGCGGAACTTGATCACGCTGTTCGCGTAGCGCGCTCGTTCACCCTCAAGCAGAATACAAGATTCTGATGATTCCTGCTAACGATTCTACCCGAACCGGCCTTCGCCTAGATCAATGACTCTGCTCCGATGGGGGCGGGCATTTAAGGGAGTATTGGCTCACCCACAGACGCTACCACGGGCGGAGGCAGCGCTCGCTGTACTAGGCGGCGCAATCGCTGGCTTCGCGTCACAGTCCGTTATTGCGCGAAACACATCGAAAGATTCGTTCGGCCAGTATTTACTTGTCTTGGGAGTTTTGAATATTGCTCAAGTTCCGGTGTCTATGGAACTGGGCGCGGCGGCGACTCGCTTTGCGCGCGGAATGTACGATAGCGGTGATCGCGCTTCCCTAGAATCATTGACACGAGTTGGCCTTGTCGTACCGGCCTGCATTTGTCTGCTGTTGACCTTCATACCGGCGCCAAGTCCGTTGTTCTCGTGGCCAGTAAGGCTCTTGGCCGCGGCGTTGTTGTTCTCGATGGCGGCAACCCGATTCCTGACACAGTTACTCGCCGCTTTCTCGAGACAAAGAGTAGTGAATATTGCGTATCAGTTGCTGAGGCCGGCGGCTACTCTTGCCATCAATCTCTATCTGCTTCGTTCGACCACTATTCGCTTAACACCTGTAGTCATCCTGCTAGTTTCGAGTACAATCGGCGCATATCTCGCTCTTGTCTGGATTTCGTTCGATACCGTTTCCACGCTAGCAGCAGTTAGCCCATCGAACAAGGTCAACTCGCCCAAAGGCCGGCCACGAGATTGGCTAGCCTATTCGATGCCTCTTGTCATTGGCTCTGTGGTAAGTTCGGCGATCAACACACAGATTGACACGATCGTAGTTGGGAAGCTTTTGGGCGCTAGCAGTGCAGCGACCTACGGACTGGCCGCCCAGATTGCATTAGTTGTAGCTCTGATTGGGCAAGCTATCGTCAATTGGGAGGCTCCCAAATGGGCTTTCGCGATTGATCGCGCGCAGGTGACCCACTCTCCGATCACGTTCCGGAGCGCAATCGCAAAGTCAGCGGCAGTGGCAGCGCTCGCTGCGACGGCCGTTAGCGTAGGATCGCCCCTCGTACCTGTTGTCTTTGGCCAGAAGTACGCAGATGCGCTCCCACTGCTTTTCGTTCTTCTCGTCGGCCAGGTCCTGAATGCAGGTTTCTCTGCGCCGATAGCGACACTACTAAACCTCGCGGGCTATCAACGGCGGGCATTGGCAACCGTTATCCTATCGAGCATAGCCGCGCTCGGCCTGTCGGTGGTGATGACGCTGTCGTGGGGTGTGGTCGGGACCGCATTGGCGGTGGTCGGCGCGGCCTGTATGCGGGCCGGTGTTCTGTATGTTGTATTTAATCGATCACAGCTTCACCACCGGAAGATCTGAATGCGACCTGCAGTTGCCCAACTAAACGTGTCTCGCAAGTCACAGCCAAAACTTGCATCGAGAAGTGTGATTGCGCTTGCGTGCTTAATCATCGCCGGCTTAGCGCTTCGAATCGAAGCTTGGCACTATACAAGCTCCGATATGCGAATGTTTCTCTTGCCATGGTATCTGAACGCGAAGACGGTGGGCGCGAGCGCACTTACAGGCGAGTTTACAAACTACACCCCCCCGTACTCCTACCTGCTGGTTCTGGGCTCTCGATTTTCGCCGTTCGGTGACCAGTCCACGATCAAGTTGATCTCGATGTGCTTTGATCTGGCTATCGTAGCGGCAAGCGCTCCCTTGCTACTCAGGGCTCAGCTCGGCACACAAGCTTTGCTGCTGGGCGCCTTATTCTCAGTGCCTACACTCGCCATCAATAGCTCTGTGTGGGGTCAATGCGATTCAATCTACGGGTTTCTTTGTCTGGCAACCCTAGCCCTGATCGCCAGCCGTAGGGTCTTGCTTGCCGCAGTTGCATTCGGAATCGCGATCTCGGTGAAGCTCCAGGCGATCTTTATTGCACCCGTGGTTCTCGCCGTCGCTATCGGGGTTGGCTCTCTCGGCCAGATGATTGTCGCGGGAGCGCTCGGTATACTTCTCGCGCTGCTTCCCGCGATGTTGGCTGGACGAGACCTCTCGAGCATTGCGAGCGTGTACCTCGAACAGAGTCAGGCGGCGCATCGTCTAGCTCTAGGCGCTCCGAATCCCTGGTCCATTGTCGAGTGGCTGTGGCCTGGCTTTCCGTATGAGACTGGCGTCGCAATCGGCCTGACGACTGCCGCAGCACTTGGACTTGTCATCTCCTGGAAGCTTTCGGAGAGAATTCGACGCGAAGGAACAGCGAACATTCTCCTCCCGAGCGCACTCATGTGCGCCGTGCTCTTTCCTTATGTTTTGCCTAAGATGCACGAACGGTACTTCTTTCTCGCAGATATTCTTGCTTGCATTCTTGCTCTCAGAGGTGACGTCGGCGTAGCTCTACCCCTCCTTGTCACTGGGGGGTCTTTGTTTGGCTACTTGTCCGGGCCATTGGGCATTCATTGGCTTCCAGCACTTGGCGCAGCTCTCAATTTACTTGCTCTGCTCGGAAGTATGAAGCTGCTTGGAATAGCGCCGCTGCATCCTTTAGGAGCAATTGGTGCGGCAATTTGTTCGCGGTGGCGACTATTCACAATACAAAACTCGAGCGCAGAGAGTCGTTTCGATTTGCCGTCAGCGACTTGAGTACAAGCACCAATTACACGACAAAAGGTGAGATCGTTCAGCTCTCTGATGACCGAACCGTTGACACCAAGCGTTACGCTCCGGTCTCTGGGAATGAGCTTACCTGAAGTGACTCACCTCTATCCTCCATTCTGCGGAGTTGCGAACTGCTTGTACCGGCGACCGCGTCCTTTCTGCAACAGGCATACGGACGCCTACTCCCTAGTTTGCCCGCAATACTCCAATTAAGTTTGTGCCATATCGATTTCCCGTTAGCGCCTGAAGCGCACTCACGCCAGCGCTTTCGATGTTACGCAGTACCGGAATTTGTGACGTGAATGGCACTGTATAAAATGTCTCAAGGCGCTCTACCGTAAAACCAGATCGACTGCATATCCCTTCGATGTCCTCTACGCTGTTGGCCTTGTAATGTGTCAGAAACACGTGATCCTCCTCGCGTCGTTCAACAATTGAGGCGAGCGTGCGACGAACCGATGGATGCAGAAAGGTGGCAGCAAACTTAATTATCGGATTCGCCTTTGACGGGGTGACGAATAGGAATCGCCCCTGCTCACACAGCACTCGCCTGATCTCATTGAACATTTGGATAGGCTGCTCGATATGCTCGAGCACCATGTTCGCAGTTACAAGCTGGAACGAGTTTTCTCTGAAGGGGAGCGAATAAGCTGAACCGCCGACTCGTACCGTGAGGAATGGATTGGCGTTCAGATGTTCAACGTGGGGATCACATCCAGCGAGCAGTTTCGCTCGCGCAGCCAGCTCAGCTTGACCTGCACATAGCCATCCGTCGTGAAGCTGGCTACCTGCTCCAACGTCAAGCCAGTGGATTCCCCGCTCGACGAGCGACTCTAGATATCGAGCGTACATGTTTTGGTGATGAACTACTTGAGCAGATCCAAGCATGTGCCGTTATTGAGGGTTTCCGTTTTGCTGTGCGGTAGCCGGAGCCGTGATTGCGCGCAGCACTTTCGCAGGATTTCCTCCTACGAGCACATCGGCTGGGTACACGCCGGTGCAGACGCTGCCGAACGCCACTACGCTGTTTTCCCCGATCACCGAACCCGGAAGCACGCCCGTCTGTGCTGCAATCCAAACATTTGCTCCAATTTGGATTGGATGCACGCGGACCTTGGCGTCGGCGGATCTACGATTCCTGTCAATTGAATGAAAATCCGAGTCCATGATTCGTGCATCCGAAATTATTGATCCGTCTCCTACGTCTATCGTGTCGACGCATCCAAAGCGGGTTCCATTTAGGTATACGCCGTTGCCGACCTGTATCCTGGCGGCTGGCGAATGCGTAAAGGGCGTAACAGTCATCTCGATCACCACATCGTCACCGAAGACGACAGCACCAGGGCCCCTAACTTTCAAACTGCCGAACACACGCAGGTTTCGACCAGCTCGAAATCGTCGTCCCGTCATCGGGAGCCAGAGCTTGAGAAACCATCCCTTGCAAATCGCCAAGGCCACGCGAAGTAGGTACAGAATCGATCTCATCTGAGAATCCATTCTACGCGAATTGAGGATCGTATCGACCCTCGATGAGAGCGGCGACTCGATTCTCCGTTCTCACTCGCGTTTTCGATGGGATTACTTGCGATACCACATGTATGCATGTGTGTAATAGTAGCTCTGGTTGAACTGCTTTGATCCTGCGATCCAAGCGTTATCAACCATCGATGCGGCAATAGAATCTACTCGAGCATTTCGCTCAGCACGAATCGACGGACTGGTAGCATGTTTCGCGCCAAAAGCGAAGCCCACTAGAATTAGACCATTGAGATCAGTCGGTATCTGTCCAGCCTCCGACTCGGGTATCGCCGTACATGACTTGTTGACGTAACGGAAGGCGCCGACAGAGGCATTCCATTGCGTTCTCCACATATACTCCGTCGACGCCGCGACTGCAGTGATTACAGACGGGTCCTGATTGATGCGCTCGTAGTACTTGATCATCGCATCATTCAACATTCCTGCCATATAGTTCGATTGGCCGCTACACCAATTAGGCCATATGTAGCTCCCATCTTGCTGGATGGTAGAAATTGTCTTTCGCACATAGTCATCAAGTCTCGTGCGCCAGGGCTGGCTTCGATCGCCTAGCTCCCAGCTCAGTAGCGACATAATTACCATGCGTGCGGTAATTCGACCTTCCCCAACAGAGACAATATCAGGCGTATACACCTCCGTTAGCCTCGTGGCAGACCTAACCACAGCGGCAACAGCTGAGTCATCACCAGCCAACCAATGCGACAGTGCAAGGCCCTCCATCTGAGCCCAATGAGGAGATGGCAGATAGTTGTTCGCCTCGATGTACTTTCGGCGATAGTCGCGCGCCAAAGCAGTCGCTCTGAAGAACCACTTCGGATCACCAGATCTTGCCCAGTATACGTAGTGATTTAGCGCGCGATCATAGTAGTTGGCCGTTTCCCAAGCAGGGCCCATCTGTAACCAAAACCCATCGGCATACGATACGAAGTTCGATTCGTACTTTGGGTCGAGCGTCTCAGCTACCGGCACAGCAGGTCCAAAAAGGCCAGTACTAATCAGGTATTTCGGATCAGTTGGAATCAACGCCAGCGCGGAGTCCGCAGTCACATTTGACCATGATGGTTGCGGAACCGTACTCGGTAGAATCTGCAGTTGTCCCAAGACGGGCGCGGTACCGGCATCAACGGTGGCCTGTATGGCAATCGCTCGCAAGCTGTTGTCGTCGTATTGTCCACTCAGCGCCCGCGTTGCCACGGGCACGTCTTTCCCCCCCAAGACGAGCTTTATGTTCTTTAGCTGGCCTAGCGTTATCGAGCCTTTGGGAAACGGAATACCGTTCGACACGATTGCGGTTCTTGGCGAACCCGAGTTCCTGACGAGCTGCACCTCAATGGATGTCACCGGGACCGGAGAGTTCGGAGTGGCGGTCACGACCCGGACGGTGCGCGTATCTGCGCAAGTGGTAGTGGCAGCCGTCAATGTCGCCTCACCAGTGGAAACTCCCACGGCCGAAGCGCTGCCCACGGCCTGCAGGACGCTCGGATTCGAAGACGAAATCGTTGGCATCGATATCCGCTGTCTTGAATTGAGCCGGCTCGCGAACTGCAGAGTGATCGATTGTCCCACGATTACCGAATCACTGCTTATCGACAGAGCGTTGCACTTTGGAAGGCTGGAAGCGGCCTGACTTGCTGGGATATAGGCTGCTGTCTGCTTCGGAGGCACTAGCAGATCGACCGAATCGCATCCTCCGGCCAGAATCCCACAGACACTGAGCACTAGCATTCTCGGACCCCTACGAGAGGCGATTGCAAAGACCAGCGTTTTGTGGAGTGACATGCTAGCTCAAGGCCTCTGCCGGCGAGACAAGATCCAAATACGAAGCGCATCGTCGCGGTGCAGGAGTGTATGTGCAGGACACTCCTAAGCACGTGACTCCCGACTTTCGGACGCGTCACTGAAGTGTCACTGCGCGCGGATGCCCCGTTTCGCGTCCGGCATCCAGCCCGACAACTTCGCCGTCTCGACTTTCGATGCGCAATCGTTTGGCTACTCATTGTGCGACGAAAAGCGCCAAATCCGTGACAGCAGTCACAGCCTTCCTTAGGCTTCTCGCCGGCCGTAGAGGTCTAAAAGCGATTTAACCCGCGCTGCCACAGAGAATCGCATGGCGATGCAGCGCCTCGCGTCGCTTCCCGTGGGGGTTCGTCCGGTTCTTAGCGCGGACTGTATGGCTGTTGCGATTTCCTCGGGCTTCCCTGGCTCAATCAGAAATCCTGCTTCCGGATCTGTCAGAATCGCCGCGACATCTCCAACAGCGGTCGCCACCACCGGCGTATCGGACGCCAATGCTTCCAGCAGCACGTTCGGCATTCCCTCGGACAGGGAAGGAAGAACCACAACATCAACCTGATGATATAGTTCAGTCACCGATGGCAAGTGTCCGACAAAGTTCGCATCGATACCGAGTTGACGTGTCGCATGCTCCAGATCGGATCGCTCTGGACCGTCACCTGCCACCAGCACGGAGAAACTCTCCCCCCGCGACGAGAGGATCGATAGCGCTTTGGCGAAATCGGAAACTCCCTTCTCAGCGCTTAGACGCCCGAAGAAAGCCACCACGGGATGATGATCTCTTCTCTGTCGTGGGCGCGGAGCCACCGCCGTCTTCTGCTGGATGACGGCGTTCGGGATGTGGCGGACGTTCCGTTTCTTGAATAGCCTGCGGTGGGCGCCGGCGACAACCA
Protein-coding sequences here:
- a CDS encoding glycosyltransferase 87 family protein — encoded protein: MRMFLLPWYLNAKTVGASALTGEFTNYTPPYSYLLVLGSRFSPFGDQSTIKLISMCFDLAIVAASAPLLLRAQLGTQALLLGALFSVPTLAINSSVWGQCDSIYGFLCLATLALIASRRVLLAAVAFGIAISVKLQAIFIAPVVLAVAIGVGSLGQMIVAGALGILLALLPAMLAGRDLSSIASVYLEQSQAAHRLALGAPNPWSIVEWLWPGFPYETGVAIGLTTAAALGLVISWKLSERIRREGTANILLPSALMCAVLFPYVLPKMHERYFFLADILACILALRGDVGVALPLLVTGGSLFGYLSGPLGIHWLPALGAALNLLALLGSMKLLGIAPLHPLGAIGAAICSRWRLFTIQNSSAESRFDLPSAT
- a CDS encoding glycosyltransferase family 4 protein is translated as MRLYNAIDRVLLHLADEIVVVAGAHRRLFKKRNVRHIPNAVIQQKTAVAPRPRQRRDHHPVVAFFGRLSAEKGVSDFAKALSILSSRGESFSVLVAGDGPERSDLEHATRQLGIDANFVGHLPSVTELYHQVDVVVLPSLSEGMPNVLLEALASDTPVVATAVGDVAAILTDPEAGFLIEPGKPEEIATAIQSALRTGRTPTGSDARRCIAMRFSVAARVKSLLDLYGRREA
- a CDS encoding acyltransferase, with the protein product MALAICKGWFLKLWLPMTGRRFRAGRNLRVFGSLKVRGPGAVVFGDDVVIEMTVTPFTHSPAARIQVGNGVYLNGTRFGCVDTIDVGDGSIISDARIMDSDFHSIDRNRRSADAKVRVHPIQIGANVWIAAQTGVLPGSVIGENSVVAFGSVCTGVYPADVLVGGNPAKVLRAITAPATAQQNGNPQ
- a CDS encoding methyltransferase domain-containing protein yields the protein MLGSAQVVHHQNMYARYLESLVERGIHWLDVGAGSQLHDGWLCAGQAELAARAKLLAGCDPHVEHLNANPFLTVRVGGSAYSLPFRENSFQLVTANMVLEHIEQPIQMFNEIRRVLCEQGRFLFVTPSKANPIIKFAATFLHPSVRRTLASIVERREEDHVFLTHYKANSVEDIEGICSRSGFTVERLETFYTVPFTSQIPVLRNIESAGVSALQALTGNRYGTNLIGVLRAN